The window AGTTGTTTGACACATATTTGTATAGATTTTCATTCATCCTGTTGTTTATTCGAACTAAATACCAGTTATCTGCAGGCTGAAAATATTGCTGTTTATTGATAATTTATTCCCAAAACTGAAAGTAATTAGGGTTTAGATTATCACCATAAATCACCGGAAATATCACCATAAATATATATTGTCAGTTCTTCGCTCTCTTCCCACAGCTGAGAAGAACCTGAGGAATCAATCCGTGATGAAAAAAGGAGGGAAACGTTCTGAGAGGGATCACAAAAGAGGAGCTCCGGCGTGAAGTCATGTCATCCAAAGAGAGGCAGGAATCAgagtttgtttctgtctgtgtgagaaCGTATGAGAAAAAGAGCGGTGCATGTGATTACCGGACGGGGGCCGGAGAGGGGGCCGGACGGGGGCCGGAGAGGGCAGACAGACGGGGACGTTACCTTGAACTCCAATCGTCCCGTCTCTGGGGCGGGGTCACGTATTGTCGCTGGGCCTGACAGGGTTAGGAGGGGACAAGAGAGGGAGTGGGGGAACTGGGGCACAGGTTGCCCCTGGGGGTCATGGGGTGCTACCCCTGTGGGGGGCCAGAGAGTGTGTGGGAGGGGAGGTAGGGTGTAGATGCTCAATGTGCAGATGACTAatacacaaaggggcctgtagggaTGCAGGTGATGTGGAGGTAGAGTGgagggcagctccttcatggtgcactCCCAATgtgcaacttgtaaaggggggtggtgccttgctcaagggcacctcagcggggctcaggaggtgaactgacacctctcactgtcagtTTTGCCCCGCATGGCTCTTGAATTGGCAACTTTAAATCAGATTTCCACATGAAAATTAggttaatattaatgttatgtCTTTATTCTGTCTCACCTTTGTACTAACTGGAATTCAGCGTCATCAGGACACTGGAGCAGTAAAGACTCATGAAAGTTGaacatggttttttttcttcataggTCTGTCTTTATTTAAACTGAGGGAGAAtagttttctgtttattttgtacCATTGTGAAACTGCTCAGATGTAAGGTCTCCACTCTGACACCTGATATCAGGTCCGTCACCTGCAGCTTCActtaaaacaagaaagaaaaatgaaatgtgtgacGAGTCCATCTCTTCTGCCAAACCTAGAGAATTTTAGGTTTGTGCTTCCCTCTAGTGGTGACATTTGAAACTACACAAACTTGAACGCGCCAAGAAAAAGGCTTGAAATAGTTACTGTATTTCACTCCATAAGGATTACACTTATAAAGTGACACCGTATTCacttagaaaataaataaataaataaatatatattatatatatatatatatatatatagtatacagtatatactcatatattggggaaaaaattactgtaattttaatGTACACTCAAATGGTGCATAGAAAACTTCAGCTTTAATGTATTTTACACGTTAATTGtacataaattaataaaactggTAATATACAGTAGACATAACATTTTTGAGACATTGAAATTTAATGTCTGGCTTGTTTGAACTACATTCTTATTGGAATGAGAGACATCATCAGATGGAAACAGCTAAAAGTTCATCGATTTTAAAATCTGCCTTTCCCACccccagagtctgggtcctgcccggagtttcttcctcaatgagggagttctTCCCTGCTGTGGTtgtttatgcttgctctggagtgttctgttgggtttctgtctgttaaagtgctttgaaatgtctgctgataaGATTAAgaactatacaaataaaggttgacagtgaataatgattttattaaaaactaTCTAAAAACAACCAGAGACGGATGACAGTAGTCACAGATGAGTAGATAGAGCCAAATGTTTAAAACACCAtgattttattgaaaatgacaaagtgaaaaaacaacacacttggtttttgcaaataatttacataacatatattaaaaatatttttgtatttgtgcttACTGACAAGAAATTCTCATCAGACGTCGACAACAACCCATACAAccaacacatgcaaacaaatcaaacatATACATTATGTctataaattaaatgaagtgcaataaaatgaaatgtcacaGGGAACAGTATTAAACACACTTAACTAAAACACACTTGCTTGGGACTGGCCTACAGTTGGGACTGCTCTCATAGGGCTGCAGATGGCAGGGATTTTAAcccgggtgggggtgggggctcaTACATGATAATCATGTGCTCTGTCACTGAGTTACATCcctatatttaaattaaaaaaaaaaagcctttaatgGTAACACCATCTACAAGACACCACCTGTATAGAGACACAATTGAATTGATGGCTCATGTATTTGGCCCCTTGGCTTTCTGCGCCTTCACTCCTTCATGTGTTCAATACTTCTTCCCTGTGCTGCGTTTGATTTCTTTGTATGTGTGGGATGCCTGGGTTGTTACCAACATCTGGTAAAAAATTTGTCAGCAGCAACTTTATAAATGtatttgctgaatgaatttactgtattttttttttaacactgtattgatcccctagggggaAATTAATATGATCAACACCGATCAGTTAAAAAGTGCTAAAACTCGCGAGGACTTTTCTTTTGGAGGCCCAGCACAGATGTTAAATATCTGCAGCTCGCATCAGGATTTGTGCTTTCATAAATGTGGGCCCTTTGACAAGAAAGAGTATTTCTCTAACCCCACCTTAAAGTATATTTAGTTAAATCATGAGCTCAACTTCATATCGACGCGTCTGTGAAGCTTAATAGCAACGGACTGGAAAAGCAAGTCAGGAGTCGTTTAACTTCCACAAGCACATAATGAATACTCCCTCAGGAGTTGTCTTTTTCGCAAACAAATCATTGCTTCAATTTGAAATGaatggtaaaataaatatttacaaaattatGACACAAATTTTTGTAACggatcataaatataaaattaccAGATTGAAGGCCGTCAGTGAAAGCATTTACATGGTTACACACCATGTAAATAATTAGATATCCTACTTCCCTTTTATTGCAGAAATACATTGTTCAGTCCATTCATTCTTTGAAGCAGTACAAGGTGGCACATACCGTATGAGGTAACCCTGTAAGAACATCAATTTCCATTTAAGTTCAGGCACTCGGAGAGTTCAGAGCTGTTGACAGAAGCTAtaagacagaaacaaacagtgtGAATCGCTCTGAACCTTCAAGATCTGTATGTACAGTTAACAATACAGTATGCAAAAGGTTTtccactgcaaaataaaattgaataaaagaaACATCTCACTTTTATCCTGGTTGTTCTGTGTCTGAAAtggaaaacaataaaacaagtaATTTAGTTATTGTTGGAAAAGATATAAAACTTGTCATTATTTGATCTTCAGTGATTCCTTCATCTGATCATTCAACCTGTGCAAGCAAATCCGTTCCAACCTTCTCCTAGTGCAGTCTCATTATCACTACTATCACTACTTTGAAGGGTCCTATAGAGACCAAATGACTCGCAAAAGCTGCCGCTCAACCTAAACATACTCCTGTGGTAAAGTGAAAAAGTGATTGTTACAAGAACGAAAGAGCTCTTACAGGTTTGaaaaattttcacatttgagaaagagtttaaaaaaaatcttcaacttCTCCTTAATGTCAGAATTATGAAtgattttaaacactttttggTTTCTTCATAGTTTTGAGGACAGAAACCTGATGCTAGGTTGCaatctgaataaaaaataaataaataaaattaaattaaaaaaagcaaaataatctTCAATGGTTCCATTTTCCCCTcttacctttttctttttgaggaACGCGAACAACAATCCACCGACGACAATCGCGAGGACAACGACACCCACGCCAGCGATGATggggatgatttttttattggGATCTTCtgttgaacaaaagaaaaagttggTTAGAAAAGTTAATCTGTcaactaaaatatatatttacacacatatttatttgaatatgtGTTAACTAGTACAACCACAAGTATCATTATATATCAGAGATATGCTAAAACCGTTCTAGATGTCAGGAATCGATGTACGTACGTACGTTTAACATGATCTGGACAAATCATGGGATCAAtgggttttaatttttttagcacTTCACTGAAGTATGTCATTAATGTTAGTATGGAGTAGAAACGCACTGCAACACTACTATTAATAGCTGTGTTGCACTTCTATTATTGTGTTGATCTTTGTAACATCAGTAAATAATGATTTTTCCACTGACATAATAAATCAATCAGGAATGTGGATGTTCTGGTTCACTGCTAAGTTCATAAAATAAGTGCAAGCACTACTAAATGCATGAGTTTGAAAAATAGGAAtattgtaaaaaagaaaaaaaaatgtcctgaaagCTTAACAGACTAATAGACTGGGAGAATTTGTTGGATTAAATTGTCTAATAGTTcggttattattatttatgtgaaAACGAATTTTGATTCAGATTGAAAGAAAAGAGCCAAATCCCAGTCTTACTCCAGTTGGTTGTGATCTTGTCTCTGTCCAgtctgatgctgatgctgccgTCATTCACGCCGGACAGCTCAAACACGCAGTCGTATCGCTCCCAGTCTTCAGGCGCCACCGATGAAAGTTTCAGGTCGACGCTCATCTGGAAGGTGTTATCGTGGTTGGGGAGGGTTTCTCTCGGTGTCACGTTCTCACGAAGtatctttccatctttcctccAAATGAGCGTCGCCTTGCGAGGATAGAAACCCGTAGCGTGACAGGTGACTTTAGAGGTGGGGGTCTTCTGGAGGAGGAACATGGAGGGGAGCACTGaggagaggatggggggggggaaagggtGAAATTAAAGTACAAAATTCAATTGGAACATAAGATCTAACGAGAAAGCAACAGAGACGTCTGAAGAGAGTTCAAAACTTGAACAAAAAACGACCCCGGAGTGTTAATCTACCTGTTTTCATTAATGCGCTCTTGCCAAAAGCCACATAGCTCTTCAGCCAACCAGGGAACACCTCTGTGAGGAATATCTTATTGTGTTTAATTCTTGGTAAGTCCGCATTCCATTTCTCTTTGGTGGAGACAGCCTTTGATTCCGGGGTGACCCACGTCAGCGTCTCCATATCGAACGAAATCAAGTCTTCTCCGTCGTAAGCGTACTGattaaaaccttttttgtgTTGGGTCTCATCGTCCCACTCACAGCCGTTCATCCTCTGTAAAATGTGGACAcctgagacaaagagaaagagaatcTCAGAAATCCTGAACATTTAGTGCTTCGTGTGACTCACTGCAGGTGTTTCAGTACACCAGGTAAACCCACCCATTTAGGCAGGTACAGTCTTTCTGATTCTAAttctgattacagtattttccgcattataaggcgcacattcaTGAGCGacccataaaaaaaataataaaataaaaaaaaattcatatataaggctcactggattataaggcgcactgtcagtttttgaaaaaattaaaaggcttttagttgcgccttctagtgtggaaaatactgtaaatgcctTCCTTGTCACTCAAGCCATGCCACACTTGAGTATTTTATTTAGGGGGAGGGTAGTTCGTTTTAAAGATACCCGACTACGTGTGGACAGAGGCCCACAGTGTCTGTGAGAACACGAACTGTAATGACCTTTCAGTTCTTAACTGGGGCTTCCTGATaacggcacacacacatacacaagccACTCCcaatctgtgtgtgcgtgcaaacCCAGTCTAACTGGCAGCCATCCCAGAATTCATGAGTCACAGTTAATGCTTAACTCTTACAATAATTTGAAAACCACAGACATTTTGTAAACTGGTTGAATTAATTTCTGTGAAAATGGATGTGAACCACGAAGACCTCAGGACTACATGCAGCGTGGTGGCTTGGGGCAGATGTGGAGCCGGCTGTGGTTTAGAGTTTGACTTGAAGGTTGGTGgtttgcacccccccccccacacacacacacacacaaacaaacacacacactcttcatcCTGATGTCTACTCCAACACAACTTGAACTGGCCTAACATTTCAGCCAAAGGCTTTTTGCAACAAGATCAGGTCAACCTGATCCGACTAGGTTAAATATAGAcagcttcagtgtgtgtgtgtgtgtgtgtgtgtgtgtgtgtgtgtgtgtgtgtgtgtgcccacacCAGATTAAACACATACAGTAGGCACATATACATGCTGTCGTTTTATGTAGTGGATTTAATGTATTGAAGTTGACTTTGACCTCTGATTCGTTGGTGCCAGGGTGTGGCTGATGATAACCTGTACTGATTGttattaattgcatgcctacaggctccTACATAtaaatatgcatgtacaaaattGCAGTGtcaaagataatttccccattgtgtggataaataaagtggatttaatcttaatcttaatttcATGAGTCACATAATTTCACCGCTCACTCACACCAGTCAGTCATAAAATCACCTCCTGTCTCTCAAGTGAGGATGAATGTTGATCTACAggttatattatatttatatatataatatatatatatattttttttaaatatatttttaaaaaatatagttttttaTTCTATATACTAATCTGATCCCCGAAAGGGAATCAGATTAGTatataaaaaagttaaaattcatCTTAACTCTGGTTAAGCCTCTGTCATAGTTGGGGTAGTTGAGCCTCCGTTAACAAATACCCCGGTTTCTATCTTGAAAAGTCCCTTTCCTTGGTAACCAAAGTGAGATTGGTTTATAAAGGTACAGGTGAGATGTAACACAGTACCCAACGTACCTCCGCTTTGGTTGTAGCGTTGCTTCAGAGTATCCAACGTGTTTCTGAAGTAGTTGGGTCCATTCTGAAAACATTCCTGTTTGTACAACATCAGATGATGAGGCTCTTTCTGGAATAACGCGTCGACCCAGTCGTGTTTGATCTCGATTGTCTTGATGTTGTTGTCGCAGTAACCCACCACAACGTCGTCCACCAGTACGGCCACTGCGTACTCTGGGAAGTTTGGGATTCCAGAGGAGGCAGTGAAGAAATACTTCAGGGAATGTTTGACTGCAGAACAAACAAGAGTTATACAGTCAGGATTCATGTacactcaaacaaacaaacaaacaaacaaacccccaTCGCTTTTTAGGTTCATTAGCAAACCATACTACACCTAAGGAGGTGATCCTGGTACGTCCAGCTgaggaggagacctcggggcagacccaggaccaggtggagggattacacctcaacactggcctgggaacgccttgggatccccccagtcagagctggtggatgtggggggaaagggaagtttggggctccccattttaaatttcccagtttgggataaataaagtatatctatctgttgaggctgccccccccccccctgacccgactacagataagcggtggaagatggatggatggacaatcTTTAAATACCACACAAATCTATTTCCTGTATGTTCAGGCCGTGTAATTCTAGAGAAAGCTGCCGGATGTGGAGGTGAAAGATGGATGGTAATCAGGAAGTCCTGCAGGCAGAAACATCTCCTCTGTCAGGAAGCTGAAGGAGGGAAAGTCCTGCTTTGACTGTGAGCAGATTAACAGGATGACATCTAAGCTAAACAATGTACATAtgttctcacacacatttacatctgACTGATGACCAGTCACAATGCCAGGCCGCACTGACAGCCCAGAGCTGGGGTTAGAGGACACCCAGCGCAACGCTTCCTCAGAAAACACGTGGTGTCGCCTGATCAGCATCTCATGGCAGCCGGGCTGTAGTATCTAGGGGGGGGTGGGATCGTTCTCTCACTGCAGCTGGTGATAGAAGTGTTGTGTTATACTCGGGGAAACGGTGAGATCGGCGGCCGATCGATCCTGGCTGTCGGGCCTGAAGGAGTGTTGTAAACGGGGGACTTTGTTTCATCAGCCCGGGCGGACAGCAGCGCCATGTGGTTCGGAGGGGGTCCATCTTACCACACATGCATTTATCCACACGTGTAAACTCAAATCTCGGTTGGTTTAGAaaactccaaaataaaaaacaaacccaaaaaccacGTGACGTCGCAACGATCGTAACGGAATGAGTTTACTTCCAAATACGGTCTTGGGTTCAGCGGCTCCCGTTCACCTCCACACATCTACAGATTCAGAGAAAGATCAGAATACGTTTGAGTAAAGGTTTTACCTGGTGATGAGAGCTGAAcgaacagaaacaacaagaagACCCTCGTCATTTTGCTGCTGGGGGGCGGCGGCGCAGCTGCTCCACCGACCGTCCGACGCGCGTCTGAGGCTCTTACGCAGGGCGCGGAGGGAGCGGTGAGTCACCGGCGGTCAGAAGGgactgtagggaaattatttgagCGGAGACAGGGATCGTCTCCATTTTAGTTTCTTTTATGAAAGACTGTACAGtataatactgataataatgTCGCTGAAAAATATCATCACCCTGAAGTCATTCAAGCAGCCACCCACAGCGACGTTCTTGACCTTAGGGCGCGTCCcgttaggggtcaccacagggTGTcctccttttccatgtcagcttgtcttcttcatcctcctctctatcACCAACTACCCTCACgccttcctcactacatccatctatcttctctttggtcttcctcttgctctcttccctggtagctccatcctcatctccctttcaccaacatcctcaccatctctcctctggacgtgtccaaaccatcagagtcaGCTCTCTAGCcttgtctccagaacatctcacctcagctgttcctctgatgaactcatttcttatccgatccaacctggtcaccCCTAGAAAACcctcaacattttcatttcctccacctccagctcagcttcctgtcttctttccaGCACCACCGTCTGTAATCCGTCCATTGTGGCCGAGTAGAAGTCCTCCACCTTCactatttcttctccctgtagcctcactttTCCTTCTATCCTGTTTgcagtacaaaaataaatcaattccatttccatttctcatacattttaaactattttatataattttatacattttatacaaATGCTTCTGGTTATCTGATCCCAGTGGATGTAGGTGAGCCCTTGTAAAATATGACAACAGTCAAAGATCAACATGAGGCTTTTAGCGCACATGCTTTGTGGAGAAAAAGCAgagacctaaccctaacacacacacacacacacacacacacacacacacacacacacacacacacacacacacacacacacacacacactggaggatTTAAAGTTCATTCACTGGAAATCGTCGTTCTTGTACCAGATTCTTTTAGATTATGTACCGTGTGTGGAGTTTTCCTTTAATAAAGCTGCatcaaaaaaaagagaaaaagccaGAAcactccccccccacccccagccccaCCCCGCCCCCACCGGAAACGGAGCCTCGGTGGTGAAACATCTGAAGCGCGTCTCGGAGCTGAAGCTGCGCTGTGACAAACCAAGATGAGGATATTAGTGATCCTGTTTCTCCTCTGCCAGGTCTCATCTGCATGTAAGATcacgttttgtttttaatgatgtgttttgaaggtttttttcttcattcattctccACCTTTGAATGAGTGAGGTTAgtttcacttttacttttaaaagaaCCGCACCTTATTGCATCACCTAATTCATGAGATCGATGTTCTGCAAATAATcgctttacacacacacacacacacacacacacacacacacacacacacacacacacacacacacacacacacacacacacacacacacacacacacacacacacacacacacacacacacacacacacacacacacacacacacacacgtcctgaAACATGCTGAGCTGCTTCCAGTGTGATGCCCAAACACATTTAGAGCGTTGAACCTCTGCACCGGTTAAATCCTCTTGATCCAGGTCTTCTATGTAAATGTGGTTCTGGATTCATTTAGTCATTCCCTTATTTTGAatcataatttttaaatttttttaaaattaatttacttatttttaatttaatttaattttttaagtcTGTGGCTGTGGTTTGAAAGTCCACAAGCATTCCTGTACATCCTTCAGTGTCCTCCTTTCCTGTCATTAAGGCCAGCTTCCCTAAAGCCGTAAGAGATAAGAGATAAAGCACTGAAGTATTTTCAATAGCATTTAGTGAAGAACAGCTCTTATCAGGACCCTCAGATGCTTCTGGATCATTTTGCTCAGTTAGAACTCATGTAGACAGCAGATTAGTTGATCTCTTTATTgttcattattaattatttgtCTTTGCACCTTCCATCCTTCCCTGGTGTTTCCTAATGTTTACCCTGGGTTTTCATTATTATCGTTTGCCTATTCCATGTggatattg of the Antennarius striatus isolate MH-2024 chromosome 14, ASM4005453v1, whole genome shotgun sequence genome contains:
- the LOC137607202 gene encoding major histocompatibility complex class I-related gene protein-like codes for the protein MTRVFLLFLFVQLSSPVKHSLKYFFTASSGIPNFPEYAVAVLVDDVVVGYCDNNIKTIEIKHDWVDALFQKEPHHLMLYKQECFQNGPNYFRNTLDTLKQRYNQSGGVHILQRMNGCEWDDETQHKKGFNQYAYDGEDLISFDMETLTWVTPESKAVSTKEKWNADLPRIKHNKIFLTEVFPGWLKSYVAFGKSALMKTVLPSMFLLQKTPTSKVTCHATGFYPRKATLIWRKDGKILRENVTPRETLPNHDNTFQMSVDLKLSSVAPEDWERYDCVFELSGVNDGSISIRLDRDKITTNWKDPNKKIIPIIAGVGVVVLAIVVGGLLFAFLKKKKTQNNQDKTSVNSSELSECLNLNGN